ggagacagacacaaACACAGCCAGCTGTGGCCATTGGCACTGCCCCATGGATACctgtgctcccagccccacaccgccCCTCCCTTTGCCCCTCCAAGCCCCCATCATAGACCCCCCAATTaatcccctcccacatccccccatccccttcccacagTGCCCCCAACTTTCTCCAACAGTCCCCACCCAACCCTCTACCATAGACCCCCCAAAACCCTCCTGCAGTCCACAGCCAATACCCCCACCATagacccccaaccctcccccagctcctgttTAAACCCATTCAGTCCCCTGCTACTCCATCCCCAAATAAACACATTCAGACACCCCCAGAGAAACCCAACCTCCACAAAACCTCCTTCTGCCACATCCCCCACTCACCCCATTGCACCAACCCCCTTCTTCCCACATATATCCACCCCATGGCACACCCCTCCAACTAAACACCCCCAGAAAACATCACCCTGCCAGCACCCCCTTCCACCccaacacccctcacccccactcagACCTTCCCCCGCCGCTGCTCATCATCCTCTCAGCCCCATTACCCAATAAACCCACCTCTGAAAACCGTCCCTACGCCACCATCCTAAACAACTTCCCTTCCCTCACTTCCACCTCTCTCTATACCCCAGCCCCTTCTGCCACTTCCCCAGCACCCCATCTCCACCCAGGGCCCTTCTGCAGCCCCCAACACCCAGGTCCATCTACCCTAAACATCAGCCTGAATGCCCACAGCTCCTGGCTACACCAACCCCTGCCTCCCTTCTTCAGTCACTCCGGTCTCCTGGGATTCACCCCAGAACACCCCACAGGGCCCCTGACCCCTTTACCCTGGCACCAGCATCCCAACTTCACCGTATGTGGGGCGGGTGaccttttcccccctccttaACCCTCCCCTAAGGAACAGACCTAactgagggggcaggggtgtgtgattGTCAGTCTGGacccctctctctttcctcagCTGAGTAGAAAGGAGCACCGGGCAAACCACCTCCAAAGATTTTAACTTTTTGATAGAAAACTGAAAACACCAGAACATTGttttggagagagacagagagagacaaggtgagtgaggtgatatctttgattgggccaacttctgttggtgagagagacaagcttttgagcttacacagagctcttcttcagtctgGGAAATGAACTCAGTATCACAGCTGAATACAAGGTAGTTTATCACAAGTAGTTAAcaaacatttcaagggaccattcaagttgAAATGGCCCTTTAACACTCCTCCAgtcatgggagggaggggggaaaggcagctggtgtgtgtgggggggggaagggttagtTGGTTACagtttgttgtaataagccataaatctagcGTATCTATTcagttcatgatttttagtgtcttgcaaagttatgaatttaagttcccaggctcatcttttgacgGGGTTGTGCAGATTTCTTTGAGAATGAGATCTGAGAGGTCAGAGGTAGAGTGATCAATTTGTGAAaagtatcattaaacaattatgaTCCACACTCAATGGGgatcacatcctgaaagaaatctttcctgaacccccacttctggctttcaaacaaccccccatcCTTCCCAAGCTCATAATCAGAAACAAGTTCCCCACagatcaggacacaccaactcaaagcagcatcagATCCTGACAAAATAACAGATGCAAAAACAGCAGACAAATCTCCACTGCTAAGATGAGCAATACTCCCCCCaaaacacctttcaagatccatgggttctTCTACATGTGCCTATCAGAACATGTGGTGTACTTCATCCAGTGAATCAAATGCCCAGACAacagctatgtgggtgaaaccagacaatcactatgctttcAAATGAAcggacacagaaaaatgataaaacactGCATCACatctgggtgaacacttttcacaaagagaTCACTCTACTgcagtcccttgaaatatgttaactgcttatgctaaacagtctgttccaccttgtatttagctgacacactgagtacatttcccagtcctgaggaagagctcttcTGTATAAGCTTGagtctctcagcagcagcagatggtcCAATgatagatattacctcacccgccttgtgcgatgggatccccagggtacaatctggaggTGTGGGACCGCTGTGTCCCCTTaattctccagcctgggctgtctctcacaatactatgccagtgacaagcagcaagcccctccagttgctgtgatcactcagccatcagcttgTGGAGACCCACACCCAGTTAAATTGCATGAATGTTCTCTAAGCCAGTCCTGAATTATacagagagaggcaccagccaATCACGCCTGCCTTGTACCCTAGAAAtataccatcttacactgctcgAGACTGCATTGGACAGTGCAGCTCATTAATTTGTTCACCACACCAACAAATGAAAGTAGACGTGCAAGAGCCCTTGTTAAGCTGACCTGAGatttccccaagcacttcaaccaaagccacactgttttaggtaaaatctaaaacagatttattaattacagaaagatagattttaagttattataagAAGCAGGCATAGTGATCAGAgttggttacataagaaataaaaataaatttgcagtctaAATTCGACAAATGAAGCAAGATTTCAATCAAACAGTTTCTCACCCTAATAGATGTTACAGGCATCTCACAGTTCTCTGTACACAGGCTGGAAtcccttcccagcctgggaccaatcttccccagttcaaagtctttttcTTCCAGACgatcttccaggtgttgagatggtggaggagagaggccaagtggtGATGTCATTGACCGTCCCTATACTTTCTCTCCAGGTGCTAGAAAGATCCTTACTGCTTATGTTCCCTCTGTGGAATCTCTGAGTGAGTGGATTCTTCTTGATGGGCCATAAACACCTGTCTGGCCAGCAATTTGTTGTTACAGAAAGGGCAGCTGTGACCATCTCCCAACCTCACTggatttcagtaacacacatggCAATACTTCATAACATCACATACAATTATAGTACCCACAATTCAACAGGATATTACTGTTCAGCAGATCCAGACTTCTCAAATGATACCTcccaagacatactttgtaccaAACAAACCATAATTATATCACAGTGGTTAATATGGGGGTccagggtgctattttgaggtacagagGGTCACACCTTGTCTTTGTAATATTCTGGGACGAACACAACCACAACAGTgcatagcattttttttttacagtttccATCTGAAGGTTTTCAGATGTCAGatgccaaaaaaaatttttttttttttcatttttcaggttTCAGTTATTTTGATGAAAGGTACAATTTTccctctcctccatcccctgAAAAATTCCAACTATCTGTATCTCTCTTATATTCATATatatatgtctgtgtgtgtgtatgtctcttGTATACTGCATTTCAGTATCAGGGCCCACTTAAACCCTCCTTCTTTCAAAATAGAAACCAGATTGATTGATCCTCATTTCATTCAACTAGTCTGAATTCTTTGGGCGGGCCAGGCATTTCCTGACAGCTTTTCTCAGGGcctccttgacctctctgtttctcaggctgtagactAGGGGATTGgccaggggagtcaggactgtgtagcagacagagaacactttgttCAGGGCTCTCAGGTTGCTGGATTTTGGTAGCATGTAGACAATCATTACAGTCCCATAGAAAAGTGttaccacaatgaggtgagaggagcaggtggaaaaggccctTTGCCGCCCggtggtggaagggattctcaggatggtgctAACTATACAGACATAGGATGTCATGGTTAATAGAAATGGGGAAACTACATCTGAGAAGGAAAATATATAAAGAACCAGCATTATCTGGCTGGTGTCGCTGCAGGAGAGCTTTAAAATTGGGGTCacatcacaaaagaaatggtccATTTCATTGGGACCACAGAATATTAATTGTGACATAAAACACATCATTATTATACAAGGTAGAAATCCATTTATCCAACACCCAGCTGCTAGTTGGAGGCACAACTTGTCATTCATACATGTTccatagtgcagtggtttgcatatggctaaataccgatcataagacatcgctGCCAGGAGATAACATTCCGTAGTTGCtagaaaacaaaagacaaaatacTGTGTCATGCAGCCCCCCacagaaatggttctgtccccagtcaggaaactggccagcatcctgggcaggacagcagaagtgtagcaggtctccaggcaggacaagttccccaggaagaagtacatgggggtgtgaaggtgctgatcagtcaCAACTAGAGCAACAATGAGGATGTTCCCGGCCATGGTCACGATGTAGATCACTAGGAAAACCAGGAAGAGAAGGATCTGCAGTTCTGGGAGATCCCCAAAccccaggaggatgaattctgtgaaATCTGTTTGATTTTCCTCATCTCCTTTCCCCATGAGCTGCATCCTGTGATAGTGAAAGGTAATGAATTTCAGAAGATTTGACTGCACTATGAAATTAGATAGATTTCCATCTTTTGATCCCATAAGAGTTCCCACTGCACACTGAGAGCTGGGTTTATATTGTCTCTCAACTGAGAAACTTCTTCACTTCAGAGAGATTCATAGAGATTCCCTGCACACCCCAAAGAGCTGTCACCCAGTTAATTTGCTCCTCTTTTGTCCCATACTCCAACTTTTTTCATTCATTAATGCTTAGATTTTGGACCAAAAGGGACCATTTggggatggaggttggcacaattgattaaaagagctttaaactagaaacttgggggagatgctcatgtaatctccgTGCCTGATTCTAGCATTGAGAGGAAGGAAAATCAAGTAAGAAAgaatacagcaatggagaaaagAGCCAcggtgggtaggagaatggacattaagagGAAGGATAGTGCTGATACCAGTCAGGTAATAGAGGTAGAATAACTGTACCAAAGCAAGCAAGCTAGGAATGTGAGCGAAGCCAAGCAGCAACAGTTATGATatttgtacaccaatgcaaggaaactgggtgacaaaatggaggaactagaactactggtactggaagtgaaaccagatattatagggataacagaaacatggtggaataataGTCATGACTGGAGACCAGGTATTGATgggtatgtgctgttcaggaaagacagaaataaaggcaaaggtggtggagtagttttgtatattaatgatgaggtagactgtaaagaaattagaagtgatagaatagataagacagagtctgttttggccaaaatcactttggggaagcgATAAATTAGAGGACAAGTGcttcaaaaagtaattttccctttgctgatactcacaccttcttgtcagctgttggaaATTGGCCACCTTGATTGTATTGGCCTTGTTGTCATtataaaagtaattttccctcccttggtattcaccctcTTTTGTCAACTATTGAGAATAGGctacttccaccttaattgagtTGGCTCGTAAGCACTGACCCCCCACCACTTGGTGAGGCAACTCCCGTCTTTTCATGTGCTAGAATATATACTCTGTTTActttatttttcactccatgcatctgatgaagtgggttttagcccacgaaagcttatgcccaaatatatttgttagtctctaaggtgcccctcattgtttttgctgaaccaacaagacaTAATGCCATTTgagatttggtattggtgagcaatgaggacctcatagaagaactggttgtaggggacaaccttggttcaagtgatcatgagctaattgagcttaaactaaatggaaggataaacaaatctAAATCTGCAACTAGGGTgcctgatttcaaaagggctaacctAAAAATATTAAGGGAATTATTTGTGAAGTGAACTGGTGCGAAGAACTTCAGGAtgtgaatgtggaggaggcttggaattactttgtcAAAACTGCAGAAGCTATCTGAAGCtggcatcccaagcaagggggaaaaattcgtagggaagggttgcagaccagcTCAGATGAGCAAGCTTATCAAACAGATGATTAAGAGAAAGGAGAAAGCCTGCAcagaatggaagatgggatggtTCAGCAAGGAAATCTACCACaaggaggtcagaaagtgtagggaagGATTTTAATAAATCTGTAAACTTGGGGATCATATCCTAGGAATGGAGAATTGCAAGTATACTACCTctatttaagaaagggaaaaaaagtgagcCAGGAAACAACAGATCTCTTAAATTTGACCTCAATTTTATGCAAGATCTTAGAAAAAAttgtgaaagagaaagtagtaAAGGAGATAGAGGTAAACAGTAACTGGCATAAAATAAACGTGGTTTTAGAAAAGATCTGGACAACCTTGAAATaaggagtaatagaaatgggatgaaatttaatagttcaaagtgcaaggtcatgcatttagcgactaacaagaatttttgctataaactggggacgtatcagttggaagagacagaggaggagaaagacctgggcgtATTGGTTGATCAGAGGATGACCATGAGCCGCTAATGTGATGCGGCCGTGAAAAAGACTAATGCAGtgctaggatgcatcaggtgaggtatttccagcagagagaGGGAAGTGGTAGTCCCAtcatacaaggcactggtgagacctcatcagtaatactgtgtgcagttctggtttcctatgtttaagaaagattacttctaactggaacaggtgcagagatggagaggagactcaaagagtttaTTTTGTTTATCCTAACCAAAGGAAAGctgggggagatatgattgctctctataaatacattagagggataaacaccagggagggagaggagttatctCCAttaagcgccaatgtggacacaagaacaaatggatacaaactggccatcaacaagatTATGCTTGAAATTAGATTAAAATTTCTACCTACAATGTCATGGAGccgatctgcgactgctagcagcaaatatctcctatgtctggtgatgggacactagatggggagggctctgagttactacagagaattctgatGGTTtagcccacatgctcagggtctaactgatcgccatatttggggtcgggaaggaatttttccccaggtcagattggcagagaccctgaggagttttcttcctctgcagcatggggcacaggtcacttgcaggtttaaacaagtgtaaatggtggattctctgccccttgaagtctttaaaccatgatttgaggacttcagtaactgagccagaagttaggggtctattataggtgtgggtggatgaggttctgtagCCTGTGATGAGCAGgaagtcagagtagatgatcatgatgggcccttctggccttaaagatgTCAGGAGATGAGAATCCATcatttcccttggtagtttgttccaatggataGTCACACTCATTGGCAACAAACTGTGCCTTATTTCTCATTGAAATGTGTCTGgctttagcttccagccattgctTCTAGCTGTGCCTTTTCCTGTTAGAAAAAACAGCCCTTTCATAACCAGTGTTATCTCCCCAGGAAGCTGCTGATacactgtgatcaaatcacctctgTCTCCTCTTTGATAAACTGAACACATCGAGCTCTATAAGTTTCCCACTGGAAGATATTTTCTCCCGCTCAAACTGTTTTTCTGGCTCTTTTCTGCTCCCTCGCCAATCTTTCAACATatgttttaaaatgctttaaagtCTATTAgtcattagatcatccagtctgagctCCTGCTTAACAATAACCACAGAATATCCCCCGTACCCCTACACTGAGCTGAGTAACTTGTTTGGCTAAGACGtaccttccagaaaggcagccagtcttgatttgaagatatCAGCCACGGATCGCATCAGCCCTCGCCCCGCAGCATCGTACTGGCAGCTGAAGT
The sequence above is a segment of the Mauremys mutica isolate MM-2020 ecotype Southern chromosome 12, ASM2049712v1, whole genome shotgun sequence genome. Coding sequences within it:
- the LOC123345341 gene encoding olfactory receptor 11A1-like, whose amino-acid sequence is MQLMGKGDEENQTDFTEFILLGFGDLPELQILLFLVFLVIYIVTMAGNILIVALVVTDQHLHTPMYFFLGNLSCLETCYTSAVLPRMLASFLTGDRTISVGGCMTQYFVFCFLATTECYLLAAMSYDRYLAICKPLHYGTCMNDKLCLQLAAGCWINGFLPCIIMMCFMSQLIFCGPNEMDHFFCDVTPILKLSCSDTSQIMLVLYIFSFSDVVSPFLLTMTSYVCIVSTILRIPSTTGRQRAFSTCSSHLIVVTLFYGTVMIVYMLPKSSNLRALNKVFSVCYTVLTPLANPLVYSLRNREVKEALRKAVRKCLARPKNSD